In a single window of the Coffea eugenioides isolate CCC68of chromosome 3, Ceug_1.0, whole genome shotgun sequence genome:
- the LOC113766524 gene encoding uncharacterized protein LOC113766524 produces the protein MDNHSFQNYEISRKKLTNQQRQAIFEALLQYSYGGQLERGLTKVIATQFKISTRTVQRIWERAKSSIINGGSVDISRRFPKRVGRKRVEIDFSTIMEIPLRCRTNIRSLSTKMKVAKSTLHRRIKEGVIKAHSNALKPHLTDDNKLVRLKFCLSMLQQESLNDAPIFENMFNMVHIDEKWFYMTKESEKYYLHPEEEHPMRTCRSKKFIVKVMFLAAVARPRFDCSRNKHFDGKIGIFPFAFKEPAKRNSKNRVAGTLETKPILSVTKEVYRRCLIDNVLPAIRAKWPQSDVISPIFIQQDNAKPHIDPMDVEFIEAATREGFDIRLSFQPPNSPDMNVLDLGYFRAIQSLQHQEAPNSIDELISAVEKSFDELSSESLNNVFLTLQLCMLEVMKNCGGNNYKVPHIGKQRLIRDGNLPLQIGCDKELIDKIIHYLQA, from the coding sequence ATGGATAATCATAGTTTTCAAAATTATGAAATCTCTAGGAAAAAGTTGACAAATCAGCAAAGGCAAGCCATATTTGAAGCATTATTGCAATATAGTTATGGTGGACAACTAGAAAGAGGATTAACCAAAGTTATTGCAACACAGTTCAAAATTAGCACGAGGACAGTACAAAGAATTTGGGAAAGAGCAAAGTCTTCAATCATTAATGGAGGCTCGGTTGACATCTCTCGCAGGTTTCCTAAGAGGGTAGGACGCAAAAGGGTAGAGATAGACTTCAGCACTATCATGGAAATACCTCTACGGTGTCGAACAAATATTCGTTCTCTATCAACCAAAATGAAAGTTGCCAAGTCCACTCTTCATCGACGAATAAAAGAAGGTGTTATCAAAGCACATTCAAATGCATTAAAGCCTCACCTTACTGATGACAATAAATTGGTAAGACTCAAATTTTGTTTGTCAATGCTTCAACAAGAGAGTCTTAATGATGCACCTATTTTCGAAAACATGTTCAATATGGTTCATATCGATGAAAAGTGGTTCTACATGACTAAGGAGTCTGAGAAATACTACCTACATCCTGAAGAAGAACACCCTATGAGGACTTGTAGGAGTAAAAAGTTTATTGTTAAGGTTATGTTTCTAGCTGCAGTTGCTCGACCTCGCTTTGATTGTTCTAGAAACAAGCACTTTGATGGGAAAATTGGAATATTTCCTTTTGCCTTCAAAGAACCAGCTAAAAGGAATAGCAAAAATCGTGTTGCTGGTACTCTAGAAACAAAGCCTATCCTATCAGTGACCAAGGAAGTGTATAGAAGGTGCTTAATTGATAATGTTTTGCCTGCAATTCGTGCTAAATGGCCACAAAGTGATGTAATCAGCCCTATCTTCATCCAACAAGATAATGCAAAACCACATATTGATCCAATGGATGTTGAGTTCATAGAAGCTGCCACAAGAGAAGGTTTTGATATTCGTTTATCATTTCAACCACCTAATAGCCCTGATATGAATGTTCTTGATCTTGGGTATTTTAGAGCCATTCAATCACTCCAGCATCAAGAAGCACCTAACTCTATTGACGAACTAATTTCTGCTGTTGAAAAGTCTTTCGATGAATTATCATCTGAAAGTCTCAACAATGTGTTCTTAACCTTACAACTATGTATGCTTGAGGTGATGAAGAATTGTGGAGGGAATAATTACAAAGTTCCACATATTGGGAAGCAACGGTTGATAAGAGATGGAAATCTTCCTTTGCAAATTGGATGTGATAAGGAGCTTATTGACAAAATCATCCATTATCTACAAGCATGA